From a single Phragmites australis chromosome 7, lpPhrAust1.1, whole genome shotgun sequence genomic region:
- the LOC133924518 gene encoding indole-2-monooxygenase-like, translated as MASLAQQFMREMTAPRAWFLLAFPLFLLLVRCTLATFSAKRARKQQQQLDHHRLPPSPPALPILGHLHLIGSLPHVSLRRLARQHGTDLMLLRLGAMPVLVVSSPRAAEVVLRTHDHVFASRPHSLVAEVVLYGPSDVGFAPYGDYWRQARKLVTTHLLSVKRVQSFRLAREEEVSTVMARIGEAATAGAAVDVGELLGSFTNDLACRAVMGKSFRSEGRNKLLRELVRDTSPLLGGFNVEEFFPFLARFGVLSKVVRTKSERLRRRWDELLDGLIEDCESKYESAAAASDPKDDDDDFMHVMLSVRQEYGLTREQMKGILLDVFFAGTGTSSSTLEFAMAELMRRPHVMKKLQAEVRGSKTEQLGQEIISEPNLNNMAYLRAVVKETLRLRSVAPLLAPHFSMASCSIDGSVVPAGVRVLINAWAIATDARFWEDAEEFVPERFLGDGSAADVSFKGNDFRFLPFSAGRRMCPGMNFGMATVELMLANLMHRFDWELPAGMETRDVDMSEVFGVVVHRKEKLLLVPKFRV; from the exons ATGGCGAGCCTGGCACAGCAGTTCATGCGCGAGATGACGGCTCCACGAGCGTGGTTTCTGCTAGccttccctctcttcctcttgctcGTGCGCTGCACGTTGGCTACGTTCAGCGCCAAGAGAGCgcggaagcagcagcagcagctagacCACCACCGTCTTCCGCCTTCGCCCCCGGCGCTGCCTATCCtcggccacctccacctcatTGGTTCGCTCCCTCACGTCTCCCTCCGGCGCCTCGCCAGGCAGCACGGCACGGACCTTATGCTGCTCCGCCTCGGCGCTATGCCGGTGCTCGTCGTGTCGTCGCCGCGTGCCGCCGAAGTGGTGCTGCGCACGCACGACCACGTGTTCGCGTCCCGGCCGCACTCCCTGGTCGCCGAGGTCGTCCTGTACGGCCCGTCTGACGTCGGCTTCGCGCCGTACGGGGACTACTGGCGGCAGGCGAGGAAGCTCGTCACCACGCACCTGCTCAGCGTCAAGAGGGTGCAGTCGTTCCGCCTCGCCCGCGAGGAAGAG GTGAGCACGGTGATGGCCCGGATCGGTGAGGCGGCCACcgcgggcgcggcggtggacgtgGGCGAGCTGCTCGGCTCGTTCACGAACGACCTGGCGTGCCGCGCCGTGATGGGCAAGTCCTTCCGGAGCGAGGGCCGGAACAAGCTGTTGCGGGAGCTCGTCCGCGACACGTCCCCGCTGCTGGGCGGCTTCAACGTCGAGGAGTTCTTCCCGTTCCTGGCTCGCTTCGGCGTGCTCAGCAAGGTGGTCCGCACGAAGTCCGAGAGATTGAGGCGGAGGTGGGACGAGCTGCTGGACGGGCTGATCGAGGACTGTGAGAGCAAGTACGAgtctgcggcggcggcgagtgATCCaaaggacgacgacgacgacttcATGCATGTTATGCTCTCCGTTCGACAGGAGTACGGCCTCACCAGAGAGCAGATGAAAGGCATCCTGCTT GACGTGTTCTTCGCGGGAACAGGCACATCATCTTCGACACTCGAATTCGCCATGGCCGAGCTCATGCGGAGGCCACACGTGATGAAGAAACTACAAGCCGAGGTAAGGGGCAGCAAGACCGAGCAGCTGGGACAAGAAATCATCAGCGAACCCAACCTAAACAACATGGCCTACCTGAGAGCTGTTGTAAAGGAGACGCTCCGGCTACGTTCCGTGGCGCCGCTCCTCGCGCCGCACTTCTCCATGGCCAGCTGCAGCATCGACGGGTCCGTGGTTCCCGCGGGGGTGCGGGTTCTGATCAACGCCTGGGCCATCGCCACGGACGCGCGCTTCTGGGAGGACGCGGAGGAGTTCGTTCCCGAAAGGTTTCTCGGCGACGGCAGCGCGGCGGATGTTAGCTTCAAGGGTAACGATTTCCGGTTCTTGCCCTTCAGCGCCGGACGCAGGATGTGCCCCGGGATGAACTTTGGGATGGCCACCGTCGAGCTGATGCTGGCGAACCTCATGCACCGTTTTGACTGGGAGTTGCCGGCGGGGATGGAGACGCGCGACGTTGATATGTCGGAGGTGTTCGGGGTAGTGGTGCACCGGAAGGAGAAGCTCCTCTTAGTTCCAAAATTTCGTGTGTAG